The Populus nigra chromosome 14, ddPopNigr1.1, whole genome shotgun sequence genome has a segment encoding these proteins:
- the LOC133673160 gene encoding helicase-like transcription factor CHR28 isoform X1, whose product MAAISPIEISSSDSDFNFTDDDEVEISPVNARDSANTRALPDWATAHPTTSRYTGYGGQTQNASPLKRPYASNGSSSSNVNDLSWMKIHGQPTNGANIRDTSWPIARGDGTRHFIGTGNVGQPRTVNSQIANVSGADYEKLSSQQALKRTLPSSLHPSELSNKANNMVENASSSGSRDIYGNAYHLAGPSVTNSRGYTRDIHSKRNNDDIMMYENNGSRIPPPSFMHGKPSAQFPGPSESVYHSMAGDENATGTDERLVYQAALEDLNQPKVEANLPDGLMSVPLLRHQKIALAWMLQKETRSLHCLGGILADDQGLGKTISMIALVQMQKSLETKSKSEDQRNHKTEALNLDDDDDNGTPVLDKDKQTGESADIKSTPEAGSSTKAISRRRPAAGTLVVCPASVLRQWARELDDKVADGAKLSVLIYHGGNRTRSPDELAKHDVVLTTYSIVTNEVPKQPLVDEDEADDKNGEKHGLSSEFSNNKKRKKTSKVSKKRGRKGMDSSSIDCDFGALARVSWSRVILDEAQTIKNHRTQVARACCSLRAKRRWCLSGTPIQNSIDDLYSYFRFLRYDPYAVYKSFYNTIKVPISRNSFHGYKKLQAVLRAIMLRRTKATLIDGQPIINLPPKSICLTKVDFSTEERAFYTRLEADSRSKFKAYAAAGTVNQNYANILLMLLRLRQACDHPLLVKGFNSESVEKDSAEMANQLPREMVVDLLNRLTSALCRVCNDPPEDSVVTMCGHVFCNQCVSEYLTGDDNTCPASDCKEQLGSDVVFSEATLRRRISDTFDASSSHSKFDDKSIVLQHEYNSSKIKAVLEVIQSHCKAGSPISEFNGSAGCIETSMAYSRLSTEGPIKAIVFTQWTSMLDLVEFSMNQHCIQYRRLDGTMTLSSRDKAVKDFNTDPEVTVMLMSLKAGNLGLNMVAACHVILLDLWWNPTTEDQAIDRAHRIGQTRPVTVTRLTIKDTVEDRILALQDEKRKMVASAFGEDQSGGSATRLTVEDLKYLFMV is encoded by the exons ATGGCTGCTATAAGTCCTATAGAAATCAGTTCATCTGATAGTGATTTCAATTTTACTGACGATGATGAGGTTGAAATATCGCCTGTAAATGCAAGGGACTCTGCCAATACCAGGGCGCTTCCGGATTGGGCTACTGCTCATCCCACAACCTCAAGATATACAG GTTATGGCGGGCAGACACAAAATGCCTCCCCTCTTAAAAGACCATATGCTTCAAATGGGAGTAGTTCATCAAATGTAAATGACCTTTCATGGATGAAGATCCACGGTCAACCTACCAACGGTGCCAACATTAGAGACACAAGTTGGCCTATTGCTCGAGGCGATGGTACTCGGCATTTTATAGGGACTGGGAATGTGGGTCAGCCTCGGACTGTTAATTCTCAAATTGCTAATGTTTCTGGTGCAGATTACGAGAAGCTTTCATCCCAACAGGCTTTAAAGAGGACCCTCCCGTCATCTCTTCATCCATCTGAACTGAGTAATAAAGCAAACAACATGGTAGAGAATGCCAGCAGCAGTGGGTCTCGTGATATCTATGGAAATGCTTATCATCTTGCAGGACCAAGTGTAACTAATAGCAGGGGTTATACGAGAGACATCCACAGCAAGCGCAATAATGATGATATTATGATGTATGAAAATAACGGAAGCAGGATCCCACCTCCATCTTTTATGCATGGAAAACCTTCTGCACAATTTCCTGGTCCAAGTGAATCTGTGTATCACTCCATGGCTGGGGATGAAAATGCTACTGGAACGGACGAGAGACTGGTCTATCAAGCGGCACTGGAA GATCTTAATCAACCAAAAGTTGAAGCTAATCTACCTGATGGTCTTATGTCTGTGCCTCTTCTCAGACATCAG AAAATTGCTTTGGCATGGATGCTTCAGAAGGAAACAAGAAGCTTGCATTGTCTAGGTGGAATTTTAGCTGATGACCAG GGCCTTGGTAAAACAATCTCAATGATTGCCCTTGTACAAATGCAAAAGTCTTTGGAGACAAAATCAAAGTCTGAAGATCAGCGCAATCACAAAACTGAAGCATTGAATTTGGATGACGATGATGATAATGGAACTCCTGTCTTGGATAAAGACAAGCAGACTGGAGAGTCGGCTGATATTAAATCTACCCCAGAAGCTGGTTCTTCTACAAAGGCAATTAGTAGACGTAGACCAGCAGCAGGTACACTAGTGGTGTGTCCGGCGAGTGTTCTCCGACAATGGGCCCGGGAGCTGGATGATAAAGTTGCTGATGGAGCCAAACTTTCTGTCCTGATCTATCATGGTGGCAATCGTACTAGGAGTCCTGATGAATTGGCTAAACATGATGTGGTTTTGACTACATATTCAATTGTAACTAATGAAGTTCCAAAACAGCCTTTGGTTGATGAGGATGAGGCTGATGATAAAAATGGTGAAAAGCATGGATTATCTTCggagttttcaaataataagaagaggaagaagactTCTAAAGTCAGCAAGAAGAGAGGCAGAAAGGGAATGGATAGTTCATCTATTGATTGTGACTTTGGTGCACTTGCTAGAGTGAGCTGGTCTAGGGTGATACTGGATGAAGCTCAAACTATAAAAAATCACCGAACTCAAGTAGCTCGAGCCTGCTGCAGCCTTCGTGCCAAAAGAAGGTGGTGCTTATCTGGAACACCTATACAAAACTCAATTGATGATTTATACAGCTACTTCAGATTCCTCAGATACGACCCTTACGCTGTTTACAAATCATTTTACAATACCATAAAAGTTCCTATATCCAGAAACTCATTCCATGGTTACAAGAAGCTGCAGGCTGTTCTAAGGGCTATAATGCTGCGTCGTACAAAAG CAACATTGATTGATGGGCAGCCTATAATTAACCTGCCACCAAAATCAATCTGCTTGACAAAGGTAGACTTCTCAACTGAGGAGCGGGCTTTCTATACTCGGCTAGAAGCAGATTCTCGTTCTAAATTCAAG GCTTATGCCGCTGCTGGCACAGTGAACCAAAATTATGCAAATATACTTTTGATGCTTTTGCGACTTCGCCAGGCTTGTGACCATCCACTTCTTGTTAAAGGTTTTAATTCTGAATCTGTAGAAAAAGATTCAGCTGAAATGGCAAATCAACTTCCCAGGGAGATGGTGGTGGATCTATTGAATCGCTTGACCTCTGCCCTCTGTCGTGTATGCAAT GATCCGCCTGAGGACTCTGTTGTTACCATGTGTGGCCATGTTTTCTGCAATCAATGTGTATCAGAATACTTGACAGGAGATGATAATACATGCCCTGCTTCTGACTGTAAAGAACAACTTGGTTCTGATGTTGTTTTCTCTGAAGCTACTCTTAGAAGAAGAATCTCTGACACCTTTGATGCTAGTTCCTCACATTCCAAATTTGATGATAAGTCAATAGTCCTTCAGCACGAGTATAATTCCTCAAAAATCAAAGCTGTTCTTGAGGTTATTCAGTCACATTGTAAGGCAGGGAGTCCAATTTCAGAGTTTAATGGTTCTGCAGGATGCATTGAAACATCGATGGCATATTCAAGGTTGTCAACTGAAGGACCAATAAAAGCAATTGTTTTCACCCAGTGGACTAGCATGTTGGATCTGGTTGAGTTTTCAATGAATCAGCATTGTATCCAGTATAGGAGGCTTGATGGTACAATGACTCTAAGTTCAAGAGATAAGGCTGTTAAAGATTTCAACACTGATCCTGAG GTAACTGTGATGCTAATGTCCCTGAAGGCAGGAAACCTAGGTTTGAACATGGTGGCTGCATGCCATGTCATCCTTCTGGATCTTTGGTGGAATCCAACCACTGAGGATCAGGCTATTGATCGAGCCCATAGGATTGGACAGACCCGTCCTGTTACAGTAACACGACTTACCATCAAAGACACCGTTGAAGATAGAATATTAGCTCTTCAG GACGAGAAGAGAAAAATGGTTGCATCTGCATTTGGCGAAGATCAAAGTGGGGGTTCAGCTACTCGTCTTACTGTGGAAGATCTCAAATATCTATTTATGGTCTAG
- the LOC133673160 gene encoding helicase-like transcription factor CHR28 isoform X2, which translates to MAAISPIEISSSDSDFNFTDDDEVEISPVNARDSANTRALPDWATAHPTTSRYTGYGGQTQNASPLKRPYASNGSSSSNVNDLSWMKIHGQPTNGANIRDTSWPIARGDDYEKLSSQQALKRTLPSSLHPSELSNKANNMVENASSSGSRDIYGNAYHLAGPSVTNSRGYTRDIHSKRNNDDIMMYENNGSRIPPPSFMHGKPSAQFPGPSESVYHSMAGDENATGTDERLVYQAALEDLNQPKVEANLPDGLMSVPLLRHQKIALAWMLQKETRSLHCLGGILADDQGLGKTISMIALVQMQKSLETKSKSEDQRNHKTEALNLDDDDDNGTPVLDKDKQTGESADIKSTPEAGSSTKAISRRRPAAGTLVVCPASVLRQWARELDDKVADGAKLSVLIYHGGNRTRSPDELAKHDVVLTTYSIVTNEVPKQPLVDEDEADDKNGEKHGLSSEFSNNKKRKKTSKVSKKRGRKGMDSSSIDCDFGALARVSWSRVILDEAQTIKNHRTQVARACCSLRAKRRWCLSGTPIQNSIDDLYSYFRFLRYDPYAVYKSFYNTIKVPISRNSFHGYKKLQAVLRAIMLRRTKATLIDGQPIINLPPKSICLTKVDFSTEERAFYTRLEADSRSKFKAYAAAGTVNQNYANILLMLLRLRQACDHPLLVKGFNSESVEKDSAEMANQLPREMVVDLLNRLTSALCRVCNDPPEDSVVTMCGHVFCNQCVSEYLTGDDNTCPASDCKEQLGSDVVFSEATLRRRISDTFDASSSHSKFDDKSIVLQHEYNSSKIKAVLEVIQSHCKAGSPISEFNGSAGCIETSMAYSRLSTEGPIKAIVFTQWTSMLDLVEFSMNQHCIQYRRLDGTMTLSSRDKAVKDFNTDPEVTVMLMSLKAGNLGLNMVAACHVILLDLWWNPTTEDQAIDRAHRIGQTRPVTVTRLTIKDTVEDRILALQDEKRKMVASAFGEDQSGGSATRLTVEDLKYLFMV; encoded by the exons ATGGCTGCTATAAGTCCTATAGAAATCAGTTCATCTGATAGTGATTTCAATTTTACTGACGATGATGAGGTTGAAATATCGCCTGTAAATGCAAGGGACTCTGCCAATACCAGGGCGCTTCCGGATTGGGCTACTGCTCATCCCACAACCTCAAGATATACAG GTTATGGCGGGCAGACACAAAATGCCTCCCCTCTTAAAAGACCATATGCTTCAAATGGGAGTAGTTCATCAAATGTAAATGACCTTTCATGGATGAAGATCCACGGTCAACCTACCAACGGTGCCAACATTAGAGACACAAGTTGGCCTATTGCTCGAGGCGATG ATTACGAGAAGCTTTCATCCCAACAGGCTTTAAAGAGGACCCTCCCGTCATCTCTTCATCCATCTGAACTGAGTAATAAAGCAAACAACATGGTAGAGAATGCCAGCAGCAGTGGGTCTCGTGATATCTATGGAAATGCTTATCATCTTGCAGGACCAAGTGTAACTAATAGCAGGGGTTATACGAGAGACATCCACAGCAAGCGCAATAATGATGATATTATGATGTATGAAAATAACGGAAGCAGGATCCCACCTCCATCTTTTATGCATGGAAAACCTTCTGCACAATTTCCTGGTCCAAGTGAATCTGTGTATCACTCCATGGCTGGGGATGAAAATGCTACTGGAACGGACGAGAGACTGGTCTATCAAGCGGCACTGGAA GATCTTAATCAACCAAAAGTTGAAGCTAATCTACCTGATGGTCTTATGTCTGTGCCTCTTCTCAGACATCAG AAAATTGCTTTGGCATGGATGCTTCAGAAGGAAACAAGAAGCTTGCATTGTCTAGGTGGAATTTTAGCTGATGACCAG GGCCTTGGTAAAACAATCTCAATGATTGCCCTTGTACAAATGCAAAAGTCTTTGGAGACAAAATCAAAGTCTGAAGATCAGCGCAATCACAAAACTGAAGCATTGAATTTGGATGACGATGATGATAATGGAACTCCTGTCTTGGATAAAGACAAGCAGACTGGAGAGTCGGCTGATATTAAATCTACCCCAGAAGCTGGTTCTTCTACAAAGGCAATTAGTAGACGTAGACCAGCAGCAGGTACACTAGTGGTGTGTCCGGCGAGTGTTCTCCGACAATGGGCCCGGGAGCTGGATGATAAAGTTGCTGATGGAGCCAAACTTTCTGTCCTGATCTATCATGGTGGCAATCGTACTAGGAGTCCTGATGAATTGGCTAAACATGATGTGGTTTTGACTACATATTCAATTGTAACTAATGAAGTTCCAAAACAGCCTTTGGTTGATGAGGATGAGGCTGATGATAAAAATGGTGAAAAGCATGGATTATCTTCggagttttcaaataataagaagaggaagaagactTCTAAAGTCAGCAAGAAGAGAGGCAGAAAGGGAATGGATAGTTCATCTATTGATTGTGACTTTGGTGCACTTGCTAGAGTGAGCTGGTCTAGGGTGATACTGGATGAAGCTCAAACTATAAAAAATCACCGAACTCAAGTAGCTCGAGCCTGCTGCAGCCTTCGTGCCAAAAGAAGGTGGTGCTTATCTGGAACACCTATACAAAACTCAATTGATGATTTATACAGCTACTTCAGATTCCTCAGATACGACCCTTACGCTGTTTACAAATCATTTTACAATACCATAAAAGTTCCTATATCCAGAAACTCATTCCATGGTTACAAGAAGCTGCAGGCTGTTCTAAGGGCTATAATGCTGCGTCGTACAAAAG CAACATTGATTGATGGGCAGCCTATAATTAACCTGCCACCAAAATCAATCTGCTTGACAAAGGTAGACTTCTCAACTGAGGAGCGGGCTTTCTATACTCGGCTAGAAGCAGATTCTCGTTCTAAATTCAAG GCTTATGCCGCTGCTGGCACAGTGAACCAAAATTATGCAAATATACTTTTGATGCTTTTGCGACTTCGCCAGGCTTGTGACCATCCACTTCTTGTTAAAGGTTTTAATTCTGAATCTGTAGAAAAAGATTCAGCTGAAATGGCAAATCAACTTCCCAGGGAGATGGTGGTGGATCTATTGAATCGCTTGACCTCTGCCCTCTGTCGTGTATGCAAT GATCCGCCTGAGGACTCTGTTGTTACCATGTGTGGCCATGTTTTCTGCAATCAATGTGTATCAGAATACTTGACAGGAGATGATAATACATGCCCTGCTTCTGACTGTAAAGAACAACTTGGTTCTGATGTTGTTTTCTCTGAAGCTACTCTTAGAAGAAGAATCTCTGACACCTTTGATGCTAGTTCCTCACATTCCAAATTTGATGATAAGTCAATAGTCCTTCAGCACGAGTATAATTCCTCAAAAATCAAAGCTGTTCTTGAGGTTATTCAGTCACATTGTAAGGCAGGGAGTCCAATTTCAGAGTTTAATGGTTCTGCAGGATGCATTGAAACATCGATGGCATATTCAAGGTTGTCAACTGAAGGACCAATAAAAGCAATTGTTTTCACCCAGTGGACTAGCATGTTGGATCTGGTTGAGTTTTCAATGAATCAGCATTGTATCCAGTATAGGAGGCTTGATGGTACAATGACTCTAAGTTCAAGAGATAAGGCTGTTAAAGATTTCAACACTGATCCTGAG GTAACTGTGATGCTAATGTCCCTGAAGGCAGGAAACCTAGGTTTGAACATGGTGGCTGCATGCCATGTCATCCTTCTGGATCTTTGGTGGAATCCAACCACTGAGGATCAGGCTATTGATCGAGCCCATAGGATTGGACAGACCCGTCCTGTTACAGTAACACGACTTACCATCAAAGACACCGTTGAAGATAGAATATTAGCTCTTCAG GACGAGAAGAGAAAAATGGTTGCATCTGCATTTGGCGAAGATCAAAGTGGGGGTTCAGCTACTCGTCTTACTGTGGAAGATCTCAAATATCTATTTATGGTCTAG
- the LOC133673160 gene encoding helicase-like transcription factor CHR28 isoform X3 → MKIHGQPTNGANIRDTSWPIARGDGTRHFIGTGNVGQPRTVNSQIANVSGADYEKLSSQQALKRTLPSSLHPSELSNKANNMVENASSSGSRDIYGNAYHLAGPSVTNSRGYTRDIHSKRNNDDIMMYENNGSRIPPPSFMHGKPSAQFPGPSESVYHSMAGDENATGTDERLVYQAALEDLNQPKVEANLPDGLMSVPLLRHQKIALAWMLQKETRSLHCLGGILADDQGLGKTISMIALVQMQKSLETKSKSEDQRNHKTEALNLDDDDDNGTPVLDKDKQTGESADIKSTPEAGSSTKAISRRRPAAGTLVVCPASVLRQWARELDDKVADGAKLSVLIYHGGNRTRSPDELAKHDVVLTTYSIVTNEVPKQPLVDEDEADDKNGEKHGLSSEFSNNKKRKKTSKVSKKRGRKGMDSSSIDCDFGALARVSWSRVILDEAQTIKNHRTQVARACCSLRAKRRWCLSGTPIQNSIDDLYSYFRFLRYDPYAVYKSFYNTIKVPISRNSFHGYKKLQAVLRAIMLRRTKATLIDGQPIINLPPKSICLTKVDFSTEERAFYTRLEADSRSKFKAYAAAGTVNQNYANILLMLLRLRQACDHPLLVKGFNSESVEKDSAEMANQLPREMVVDLLNRLTSALCRVCNDPPEDSVVTMCGHVFCNQCVSEYLTGDDNTCPASDCKEQLGSDVVFSEATLRRRISDTFDASSSHSKFDDKSIVLQHEYNSSKIKAVLEVIQSHCKAGSPISEFNGSAGCIETSMAYSRLSTEGPIKAIVFTQWTSMLDLVEFSMNQHCIQYRRLDGTMTLSSRDKAVKDFNTDPEVTVMLMSLKAGNLGLNMVAACHVILLDLWWNPTTEDQAIDRAHRIGQTRPVTVTRLTIKDTVEDRILALQDEKRKMVASAFGEDQSGGSATRLTVEDLKYLFMV, encoded by the exons ATGAAGATCCACGGTCAACCTACCAACGGTGCCAACATTAGAGACACAAGTTGGCCTATTGCTCGAGGCGATGGTACTCGGCATTTTATAGGGACTGGGAATGTGGGTCAGCCTCGGACTGTTAATTCTCAAATTGCTAATGTTTCTGGTGCAGATTACGAGAAGCTTTCATCCCAACAGGCTTTAAAGAGGACCCTCCCGTCATCTCTTCATCCATCTGAACTGAGTAATAAAGCAAACAACATGGTAGAGAATGCCAGCAGCAGTGGGTCTCGTGATATCTATGGAAATGCTTATCATCTTGCAGGACCAAGTGTAACTAATAGCAGGGGTTATACGAGAGACATCCACAGCAAGCGCAATAATGATGATATTATGATGTATGAAAATAACGGAAGCAGGATCCCACCTCCATCTTTTATGCATGGAAAACCTTCTGCACAATTTCCTGGTCCAAGTGAATCTGTGTATCACTCCATGGCTGGGGATGAAAATGCTACTGGAACGGACGAGAGACTGGTCTATCAAGCGGCACTGGAA GATCTTAATCAACCAAAAGTTGAAGCTAATCTACCTGATGGTCTTATGTCTGTGCCTCTTCTCAGACATCAG AAAATTGCTTTGGCATGGATGCTTCAGAAGGAAACAAGAAGCTTGCATTGTCTAGGTGGAATTTTAGCTGATGACCAG GGCCTTGGTAAAACAATCTCAATGATTGCCCTTGTACAAATGCAAAAGTCTTTGGAGACAAAATCAAAGTCTGAAGATCAGCGCAATCACAAAACTGAAGCATTGAATTTGGATGACGATGATGATAATGGAACTCCTGTCTTGGATAAAGACAAGCAGACTGGAGAGTCGGCTGATATTAAATCTACCCCAGAAGCTGGTTCTTCTACAAAGGCAATTAGTAGACGTAGACCAGCAGCAGGTACACTAGTGGTGTGTCCGGCGAGTGTTCTCCGACAATGGGCCCGGGAGCTGGATGATAAAGTTGCTGATGGAGCCAAACTTTCTGTCCTGATCTATCATGGTGGCAATCGTACTAGGAGTCCTGATGAATTGGCTAAACATGATGTGGTTTTGACTACATATTCAATTGTAACTAATGAAGTTCCAAAACAGCCTTTGGTTGATGAGGATGAGGCTGATGATAAAAATGGTGAAAAGCATGGATTATCTTCggagttttcaaataataagaagaggaagaagactTCTAAAGTCAGCAAGAAGAGAGGCAGAAAGGGAATGGATAGTTCATCTATTGATTGTGACTTTGGTGCACTTGCTAGAGTGAGCTGGTCTAGGGTGATACTGGATGAAGCTCAAACTATAAAAAATCACCGAACTCAAGTAGCTCGAGCCTGCTGCAGCCTTCGTGCCAAAAGAAGGTGGTGCTTATCTGGAACACCTATACAAAACTCAATTGATGATTTATACAGCTACTTCAGATTCCTCAGATACGACCCTTACGCTGTTTACAAATCATTTTACAATACCATAAAAGTTCCTATATCCAGAAACTCATTCCATGGTTACAAGAAGCTGCAGGCTGTTCTAAGGGCTATAATGCTGCGTCGTACAAAAG CAACATTGATTGATGGGCAGCCTATAATTAACCTGCCACCAAAATCAATCTGCTTGACAAAGGTAGACTTCTCAACTGAGGAGCGGGCTTTCTATACTCGGCTAGAAGCAGATTCTCGTTCTAAATTCAAG GCTTATGCCGCTGCTGGCACAGTGAACCAAAATTATGCAAATATACTTTTGATGCTTTTGCGACTTCGCCAGGCTTGTGACCATCCACTTCTTGTTAAAGGTTTTAATTCTGAATCTGTAGAAAAAGATTCAGCTGAAATGGCAAATCAACTTCCCAGGGAGATGGTGGTGGATCTATTGAATCGCTTGACCTCTGCCCTCTGTCGTGTATGCAAT GATCCGCCTGAGGACTCTGTTGTTACCATGTGTGGCCATGTTTTCTGCAATCAATGTGTATCAGAATACTTGACAGGAGATGATAATACATGCCCTGCTTCTGACTGTAAAGAACAACTTGGTTCTGATGTTGTTTTCTCTGAAGCTACTCTTAGAAGAAGAATCTCTGACACCTTTGATGCTAGTTCCTCACATTCCAAATTTGATGATAAGTCAATAGTCCTTCAGCACGAGTATAATTCCTCAAAAATCAAAGCTGTTCTTGAGGTTATTCAGTCACATTGTAAGGCAGGGAGTCCAATTTCAGAGTTTAATGGTTCTGCAGGATGCATTGAAACATCGATGGCATATTCAAGGTTGTCAACTGAAGGACCAATAAAAGCAATTGTTTTCACCCAGTGGACTAGCATGTTGGATCTGGTTGAGTTTTCAATGAATCAGCATTGTATCCAGTATAGGAGGCTTGATGGTACAATGACTCTAAGTTCAAGAGATAAGGCTGTTAAAGATTTCAACACTGATCCTGAG GTAACTGTGATGCTAATGTCCCTGAAGGCAGGAAACCTAGGTTTGAACATGGTGGCTGCATGCCATGTCATCCTTCTGGATCTTTGGTGGAATCCAACCACTGAGGATCAGGCTATTGATCGAGCCCATAGGATTGGACAGACCCGTCCTGTTACAGTAACACGACTTACCATCAAAGACACCGTTGAAGATAGAATATTAGCTCTTCAG GACGAGAAGAGAAAAATGGTTGCATCTGCATTTGGCGAAGATCAAAGTGGGGGTTCAGCTACTCGTCTTACTGTGGAAGATCTCAAATATCTATTTATGGTCTAG
- the LOC133673161 gene encoding cysteine desulfurase, mitochondrial: protein MATSKLLASTLRKTLTTSSSFRRFSTAAAEAVAPASEPEDSMTIKGVKISARPLYLDMQATSPVDPRVLDAMLPYYLARYGNPHSRTHLYGWESDQAVETARSQIADLIGASPKEIVFTSGATESNNISVKGVMKFYKEKKRHVVTTQTEHKCVLDSCRHLQQEGFEVTYLPVGNDGIVDLEKLKGSIRPDTGLVSVMAVNNEIGVIQPMEEIGEICKELNVPFHTDAAQALGKIPIDVDKWNVSLMSLSGHKIYGPKGVGALYMRRRPRIRVEPQMNGGGQERGIRSGTVPTPLVVGMGAACELAKKEMEYDDKRIRALQERMLNGVRAKLDGVVVNGSVERRYAGNLNLSFAYVEGESLLMGLKDVAVSSGSACTSASLEPSYVLRALGVDEDMAHTSIRFGIGRFTTEEEIDRAIELTVQQVEKLREMSPLYEMVKEGIDIKQIQWAQH from the coding sequence atGGCCACCTCGAAGCTTCTAGCTTCCACCCTCCGCAAAACCCTAACCACCTCTTCCTCCTTCCGCCGCTTCTCCACTGCAGCGGCAGAAGCAGTCGCGCCGGCATCAGAACCCGAAGATTCCATGACAATAAAAGGCGTGAAAATCTCAGCTCGTCCTCTCTATCTCGACATGCAAGCAACATCTCCAGTAGACCCTAGGGTTCTCGACGCGATGCTCCCTTACTATCTCGCTCGCTATGGCAACCCTCACTCACGGACTCACCTTTACGGCTGGGAATCCGATCAAGCCGTCGAAACGGCCCGCTCTCAGATCGCCGATTTAATTGGCGCGTCGCCGAAAGAAATTGTCTTCACTTCAGGAGCGACGGAGTCTAATAATATTTCAGTCAAAGGAGTTATGAAGTTTTATAAGGAAAAGAAACGACATGTCGTTACTACTCAGACGGAGCATAAgtgtgttttggattcttgcaGGCATCTTCAGCAAGAGGGTTTTGAGGTTACGTATTTGCCTGTTGGGAATGATGGCATTGTTGATTTGGAGAAGCTGAAGGGATCGATTCGGCCGGATACTGGTCTTGTTTCGGTGATGGCGGTGAATAATGAGATTGGTGTGATTCAGCCAATGGAGGAGATTGGGGAAATTTGTAAGGAGTTGAATGTTCCATTTCATACGGATGCTGCGCAAGCGTTAGGGAAGATTCCGATTGATGTGGATAAGTGGAATGTGAGTTTGATGTCTTTGAGTGGGCATAAGATTTATGGGCCGAAAGGGGTTGGTGCTTTGTATATGCGTAGGCGGCCAAGGATAAGGGTGGAGCCCCAAATGAATGGGGGTGGACAAGAGAGAGGGATAAGAAGTGGGACGGTGCCTACTCCTTTAGTCGTGGGAATGGGGGCAGCCTGTGAATTGGCGAAAAAGGAAATGGAGTATGATGATAAGAGGATTAGGGCGTTGCAAGAGAGGATGTTGAATGGTGTTAGGGCTAAGCTTGATGGTGTTGTGGTGAATGGGAGTGTTGAGAGGAGGTATGCTGGGAATTTGAATCTCTCGTTTGCTTACGTTGAAGGAGAGAGTTTGTTGATGGGGTTGAAGGATGTGGCTGTGTCAAGTGGGAGTGCTTGTACGAGTGCTAGTTTGGAGCCTTCATATGTGCTGAGGGCATTAGGGGTGGATGAGGACATGGCACATACCTCCATTAGGTTTGGAATTGGGAGGTTTACCACGGAGGAGGAGATTGATAGGGCAATTGAGCTCACGGTGCAGCAAGTTGAGAAGTTGAGGGAAATGAGCCCGCTTTATGAGATGGTAAAGGAAGGGATTGATATTAAGCAGATTCAATGGGCACAACACTGA